One Paraburkholderia caffeinilytica DNA segment encodes these proteins:
- a CDS encoding DUF1624 domain-containing protein, whose product MTISSGLSNPVAAAARSVATPAVQSRTRMIAIDALRGFVMLCMLVDHVRETFFLHRQVTDPMDAFTVAPELFFTRMVSEICAPVFIFLTGLSAYLYGQSHTPKETSAFLFKRGIFLVFLELTFVCFAWTAEFPPKTLWLQVIWCIGLCMIALSALLHLPRKWQTAIGIVIIAGHNLLDGFTLGPDSPLFVPWSILHQRVFIDLGGITRARTTYPILPWIGVILLGYAIGPWFAKQIDPGERMSRLLKVGAGVLVAFVVIRYLNFYGEKPWAHTGDTLRTFMSFMSAKKYPPSLMFLLPTLGLGLVLLACFEKIQDQRISSMLAVLGGAPMFFYLLHLYVLKALYLIALHVWGANQGQYYGFDSLAGIWLWWAILAIALYLPVRWFSKLKQRRKDIWWLKYL is encoded by the coding sequence ATGACTATCTCTTCGGGTTTATCCAACCCTGTGGCGGCGGCCGCACGGTCCGTCGCGACACCGGCGGTGCAGTCGCGCACGCGGATGATCGCTATCGACGCACTGCGTGGCTTTGTGATGTTGTGCATGCTCGTCGATCACGTACGGGAGACGTTTTTTCTGCATCGTCAGGTGACCGACCCGATGGATGCGTTCACCGTAGCGCCGGAGCTGTTTTTCACGCGGATGGTGAGTGAAATTTGCGCACCGGTGTTTATCTTCCTGACCGGGCTGTCCGCGTACCTGTACGGTCAGTCGCATACGCCGAAGGAAACCTCCGCGTTCCTGTTCAAGCGCGGTATCTTCCTGGTGTTTCTGGAGCTCACTTTCGTGTGCTTTGCGTGGACCGCGGAATTTCCACCCAAGACGCTGTGGCTGCAGGTGATCTGGTGTATCGGGCTGTGCATGATCGCGCTGTCGGCCTTGCTGCACTTGCCGCGCAAGTGGCAGACTGCGATCGGTATCGTCATCATCGCCGGGCACAATTTGCTCGACGGATTCACTCTTGGGCCTGATTCACCTCTGTTCGTACCGTGGTCGATCCTGCATCAACGCGTATTCATCGACCTGGGTGGCATTACGCGGGCACGCACGACTTATCCGATTTTGCCGTGGATTGGCGTGATTCTGCTCGGCTATGCGATCGGCCCATGGTTCGCCAAACAGATCGATCCGGGCGAGCGCATGTCGCGGCTGCTGAAGGTGGGTGCGGGCGTGCTGGTCGCTTTTGTCGTGATTCGCTATCTGAACTTCTACGGCGAAAAGCCGTGGGCTCATACCGGCGATACACTGCGCACTTTCATGAGCTTCATGAGCGCGAAGAAGTATCCGCCGTCGTTGATGTTTCTGCTGCCGACGCTTGGACTTGGGCTGGTCTTGCTGGCTTGCTTCGAGAAGATTCAGGACCAGCGGATCTCAAGCATGCTCGCCGTACTTGGCGGCGCACCGATGTTCTTCTATCTGCTTCACCTGTACGTGCTGAAGGCCCTCTACCTGATTGCGCTGCATGTGTGGGGAGCCAATCAGGGTCAGTACTACGGCTTCGATAGCCTCGCGGGGATCTGGCTGTGGTGGGCCATACTCGCGATCGCGCTGTACCTGCCGGTGCGCTGGTTCTCGAAGCTCAAGCAGCGCCGCAAGGATATCTGGTGGCTGAAATACCTTTGA
- a CDS encoding porin, translated as MNRSRAARTTIKGAITIATFGVAANALAQSSVTLYGIVDNGFVYTHNSGGQSTQVGLISGSLSGSRWGLKGVEPLGGGLSAIFQLENGVNLNTGKMNQGGRLFGRQSYVGLKSATAGTLTMGRVYDPLTDLVQPAQGDNYLGQTFTSPGDVDNADSSARFNNALKWASPNWYGLTSELMYGFGGVAGSVVSGQTYSAALSYGQGGFTVAGGYLHMDRGNPTLSTRGTASSDTLFNSSVNAAYASAKAIDIWRVSTQYAFSAFTVGGYYSDSRYSADGASKFSRTEIYRNTSAFAVWKVTPAWLAEAAYNFLKSSGDSAARYHQVSIGADYLLSKRTDIYTIVSYTHASGQNGAGNAQAVIGATDIDAGRPSQTRINVGLRHRF; from the coding sequence ATGAACAGGTCGCGTGCAGCAAGAACCACGATTAAAGGGGCGATAACGATTGCAACCTTCGGCGTCGCCGCTAACGCATTGGCGCAAAGCTCAGTGACGTTATATGGCATTGTCGATAACGGCTTTGTCTATACACACAACAGTGGTGGCCAGTCGACCCAGGTCGGTCTGATCAGCGGTAGCCTGTCCGGGTCGCGCTGGGGACTCAAAGGGGTTGAGCCGCTAGGCGGCGGGTTGTCCGCAATTTTCCAGCTGGAGAACGGAGTCAATCTCAACACCGGCAAAATGAATCAGGGCGGTCGGCTCTTCGGGCGTCAGAGTTATGTCGGCCTGAAGAGCGCGACGGCCGGCACACTCACGATGGGCCGCGTCTACGACCCGCTGACGGACCTCGTTCAGCCGGCGCAAGGTGACAACTATCTCGGACAGACCTTCACTTCGCCGGGCGACGTCGATAACGCCGACAGCAGCGCGCGTTTCAACAACGCGTTAAAGTGGGCGAGCCCCAACTGGTATGGCCTGACCAGCGAATTGATGTACGGATTCGGCGGTGTGGCCGGCAGTGTTGTGTCGGGCCAGACGTATAGCGCAGCGCTCAGTTACGGGCAAGGCGGCTTTACGGTCGCGGGCGGCTATCTGCACATGGATCGGGGCAACCCCACCTTATCGACGCGTGGTACCGCATCGTCGGATACGCTGTTCAACAGTTCAGTCAACGCGGCGTATGCTTCCGCGAAGGCGATCGATATATGGCGTGTCTCGACCCAATACGCGTTCTCTGCGTTCACGGTGGGTGGGTACTACAGTGACTCACGCTACTCGGCCGATGGTGCATCGAAGTTCTCGCGCACCGAGATCTATCGCAACACTTCGGCGTTCGCTGTATGGAAAGTGACGCCTGCGTGGCTCGCGGAGGCGGCGTATAACTTCCTGAAGTCATCCGGCGATTCAGCGGCGCGTTACCACCAGGTCAGCATCGGTGCTGACTATCTGCTCAGCAAACGGACCGACATTTATACCATCGTCAGCTATACGCACGCGTCGGGGCAAAACGGTGCCGGGAATGCTCAGGCGGTGATTGGCGCGACGGACATCGATGCTGGCAGGCCGTCGCAGACGCGTATCAATGTGGGCCTTAGACATCGATTCTGA
- a CDS encoding Lrp/AsnC family transcriptional regulator, whose product MNMDCKLDRIDLRILSQLQRRGRVTNLELAETVGLSPSPCLMRVKRLEKAGFIVGYGAQVQLEKLGDVQVVYTKITLANHGRKDFSTFLSAVMRIDEIVECHLASGSCDYLLKFVTRSVSHYQSVIEGLLDREIGIENFSSYVIIKSPIIKRYDPLELLFAPGQPPGDPRSGA is encoded by the coding sequence ATGAACATGGATTGCAAGCTAGATCGGATCGATTTGCGGATACTTTCGCAGTTGCAACGGCGAGGACGCGTTACGAACCTCGAGCTTGCGGAAACCGTCGGCCTCTCGCCGAGTCCATGTCTCATGCGCGTGAAACGGCTCGAGAAAGCAGGGTTCATCGTTGGTTATGGTGCACAGGTTCAGCTCGAAAAGCTGGGAGACGTGCAGGTCGTCTACACCAAAATCACCCTTGCCAATCATGGACGCAAGGACTTCTCGACTTTCCTGTCGGCGGTCATGCGTATCGATGAAATCGTGGAATGTCATCTGGCGAGCGGTAGTTGCGATTACTTGCTGAAATTCGTAACGCGTAGTGTGAGTCACTATCAAAGCGTCATAGAAGGTCTTCTCGACCGAGAGATCGGAATCGAAAATTTTTCCAGTTATGTGATTATCAAGTCACCCATCATCAAGCGATACGACCCGCTTGAACTGCTCTTTGCGCCGGGTCAGCCACCAGGTGATCCACGATCGGGCGCGTGA
- a CDS encoding GNAT family N-acetyltransferase, with amino-acid sequence MSHLAENHAIAIRQFTPDDVVAAHLLSRAVKWRHRVEDWRFVARAGHGFVAEDTTGIVGTALCWKYGRGSGSIGMVIVSPERQRQGIGRKLIEKVLDELGGRTALLHATPPGEPLCRSLGFAEVGTVRQHQGAAFHPPLISLPPGERLRPLGGNDVTRIIDLASRASGLDCKPVMPVLLRESAGVALDREGELIGFALFRRFGDGYVIGPVVAPASNDLSRAKALISHWLSLNAGMFVRVDIPGDTGLSEWLDELGLPLVDAVVKMSRNGPLLMDPNVMEFAIGNQALCL; translated from the coding sequence GTGTCCCACCTCGCAGAGAATCACGCGATTGCAATCCGCCAGTTCACCCCTGACGACGTGGTTGCGGCTCACTTGCTATCGCGGGCAGTCAAGTGGAGACATCGAGTCGAGGACTGGCGCTTCGTCGCGCGAGCGGGACACGGCTTCGTCGCGGAAGACACCACTGGTATTGTCGGCACTGCATTGTGCTGGAAGTATGGCCGTGGATCTGGGTCGATTGGCATGGTGATCGTCTCTCCCGAGCGGCAACGGCAAGGCATCGGACGCAAATTGATTGAAAAGGTCCTCGATGAACTGGGAGGACGCACTGCGTTGCTGCACGCCACCCCACCGGGCGAGCCGTTGTGTCGATCGCTCGGCTTCGCAGAAGTGGGCACGGTCAGGCAGCATCAGGGCGCCGCGTTTCATCCCCCGCTTATCTCGTTGCCACCTGGCGAACGCCTGCGGCCTCTGGGAGGCAACGACGTTACGCGCATCATCGACCTGGCATCCCGCGCAAGCGGGCTCGATTGCAAGCCGGTTATGCCCGTGCTTTTGCGCGAGTCCGCTGGAGTCGCGCTCGATCGCGAGGGCGAGCTGATCGGGTTCGCGCTATTCCGTCGCTTCGGCGATGGGTATGTGATCGGTCCGGTGGTCGCTCCCGCATCAAACGATTTAAGCCGGGCAAAGGCGCTCATCAGTCATTGGCTGTCGCTCAATGCCGGGATGTTCGTGCGGGTCGATATTCCCGGGGACACCGGTCTCTCCGAATGGCTTGACGAACTCGGGTTACCTCTCGTCGACGCCGTCGTGAAAATGTCGCGCAATGGACCTCTTCTGATGGATCCAAACGTTATGGAATTTGCTATCGGGAATCAGGCGCTTTGTCTGTGA
- a CDS encoding alpha/beta fold hydrolase, whose translation MPIIALVAVLGGADLIASSRERDVPQSAAPAGSRFVRAADVDMLIQERGPATGQPIVFVSGVGAWSSTWLPTMDFLGRAGYHCIAVDLPPFGYTSRPAANTYDTGHQALRILGMLDTLKLSQVILVGHSFGGRATVEALMAEPARFKAAVLVDVALSIDPPPADRGLVSSLMALPAVARPVIAATATNPRLTGWFLRKFTSRHDALTPERIAVYQRPLSVVGTTQAYSYWLDAFVNDPGLNRSSRSPEYASLTMPVEVIWGATDGVTPVSEGLRLSRLLPDVRMNVLPGVGHIPHVEDNAAFNRAVESFLIRLPGMQAN comes from the coding sequence GTGCCTATCATCGCGCTAGTTGCTGTATTAGGCGGCGCAGATTTGATCGCCAGTAGCCGCGAGCGGGACGTCCCGCAGAGCGCGGCGCCGGCCGGATCGCGCTTCGTGCGTGCGGCGGACGTGGACATGCTGATACAGGAGCGCGGCCCCGCTACTGGGCAGCCGATTGTCTTCGTTTCAGGCGTAGGCGCCTGGAGTTCGACGTGGCTTCCGACCATGGATTTTCTCGGTCGAGCCGGATATCACTGCATTGCGGTGGATCTGCCGCCATTTGGTTACACCAGCCGGCCCGCGGCCAATACGTACGACACGGGCCATCAGGCTTTGCGCATTCTCGGGATGCTCGACACGCTGAAGCTTTCGCAGGTGATTCTCGTTGGTCATTCGTTCGGTGGGCGAGCCACGGTCGAAGCGTTAATGGCTGAACCCGCGCGATTCAAGGCAGCGGTGCTGGTGGACGTTGCATTGTCTATCGATCCGCCGCCAGCCGACCGTGGTCTCGTTAGTAGCCTGATGGCGCTGCCGGCCGTCGCGCGGCCGGTGATCGCCGCGACGGCAACTAATCCACGGCTCACCGGATGGTTCCTGCGGAAGTTCACCTCGCGCCATGACGCGCTGACGCCTGAGCGGATTGCCGTCTATCAGCGGCCGCTTTCTGTGGTTGGAACAACGCAGGCGTATAGCTACTGGCTGGATGCCTTTGTCAATGATCCGGGACTCAACAGAAGCAGCCGCTCACCGGAATACGCGTCGCTGACGATGCCGGTTGAAGTGATCTGGGGAGCCACCGACGGCGTGACGCCCGTTAGCGAGGGACTACGCCTGTCACGACTGCTGCCCGACGTGCGCATGAATGTGTTACCTGGAGTCGGGCATATACCTCATGTCGAGGACAATGCGGCTTTCAATCGCGCGGTTGAGAGCTTCCTGATCCGCCTGCCGGGCATGCAGGCGAACTGA
- a CDS encoding DUF805 domain-containing protein yields the protein MLLTTLAPAFFLSRGRITRSEWLTRIIIAALVCAAFGSLAGSWFGEMGAAVFAIVFLWSAVALSTQRLHDIGRRGWSLLTAIVPVFGPIWVLIHVLRRGVDHENRFGPDPATRSDYLKVNIGE from the coding sequence ATGCTTTTAACCACCCTCGCACCCGCTTTCTTTTTGAGCCGCGGTCGTATCACCCGCAGCGAATGGCTGACACGGATCATCATCGCCGCGCTCGTGTGCGCCGCCTTTGGCAGTCTCGCCGGCTCCTGGTTCGGCGAGATGGGTGCGGCCGTCTTCGCCATCGTCTTCCTGTGGAGCGCGGTGGCGCTCTCCACCCAGCGCCTGCACGACATCGGACGGCGCGGATGGTCGTTGCTGACCGCCATCGTCCCGGTGTTCGGGCCGATCTGGGTGCTGATCCACGTATTGCGCCGCGGCGTCGATCACGAGAACCGCTTCGGCCCCGATCCGGCAACCCGCTCGGATTATCTCAAAGTCAATATCGGGGAGTGA
- a CDS encoding FAD-binding protein, whose amino-acid sequence MATVNDVTQLNRIPVFSIATPTTTEEVVEALTQTNLPVSVGGGHFSMGGHTASPGTLHLDMRKMNRVLRFEPHTRVIRVQAGIRWCDIQRFIDPHGLSVKIMQTYANFTVGGALSVNAHGRYMGLGPVVLSVRAITLVLANGDVVNATPTENTTLFNAAIGGYGGVGIITEAELDLVSNTRVERSDRKMHTADYKAWFDTNVRSHQDVIFHNFDLYPPRYTRGRAISWTVTDAPATSARLQPLSRGFLAAKYFLWAITETPLGKFRREFLYDPLLHFGKKVHWRNYEAGYDVAELEPVGRRRRTYVLQEYFVPVDAVTQFAEALSAILSRHRVNAVNISIRHALADNRTVMAWARGETFAFVLYYKQRTRANAIERVAVWTRELIDAVLAVGGTYYLPYQLHATHEQFHRAYPRAREMFALKEKFDPQYRLRGALWDRYYAPERSVPEATSLPAAATPVSPLAVAANQADRDGTLFETIYRSEREADRFYAFLQNIFNVLPEDRLHTLIKTSAAEHTGDERIYRAIQAGLKSITPRLAMLTHALPSLSMQKAEMGRQAAMLLGDAPLQDYVEIGTTGRYVRAMKKYLRLKGKATLVHDVRPGMSPVDIVERGQIGSIGEFQPLNDYAPIALPANSADLVSCFVGLHHMAPAKLAPFLDSIARIVRPGGYFVVRDHDVTTPTMDAFVSLAHTVFNARLGETWETNRSELRHFASVDDWIARVEAAGFRHTGLRLTQQGDPSDNILMAFVRLGEAA is encoded by the coding sequence ATGGCAACAGTCAACGACGTCACCCAGCTGAACCGGATCCCCGTATTTTCAATCGCTACGCCCACCACCACAGAGGAAGTCGTCGAGGCGCTGACCCAGACCAATCTGCCGGTGTCGGTGGGCGGCGGCCACTTCAGTATGGGCGGACACACCGCGAGTCCGGGCACCCTGCATCTGGACATGCGCAAGATGAACCGTGTGCTCCGCTTCGAACCGCACACACGGGTGATTCGCGTGCAGGCCGGTATCCGCTGGTGCGACATCCAGCGGTTCATCGATCCGCACGGCCTGTCCGTCAAGATCATGCAGACCTACGCGAACTTCACGGTCGGTGGAGCGCTGTCGGTGAACGCGCACGGACGGTACATGGGATTGGGACCGGTCGTGCTGTCGGTACGGGCGATTACGCTCGTGCTGGCCAACGGCGACGTAGTCAACGCCACCCCCACCGAGAACACCACGTTATTCAACGCGGCGATCGGCGGATATGGCGGCGTAGGCATCATCACTGAAGCCGAACTCGACCTTGTGTCCAACACGCGGGTCGAGCGCAGCGACCGCAAGATGCACACCGCCGATTACAAGGCATGGTTCGATACGAATGTGCGCAGCCATCAAGATGTGATCTTCCATAATTTCGATCTCTATCCGCCGCGCTACACCCGCGGCCGGGCGATCAGCTGGACAGTCACCGATGCGCCGGCCACGTCGGCGCGGCTGCAACCGCTCAGTCGCGGTTTTCTTGCGGCGAAATACTTTCTATGGGCCATCACTGAAACACCGCTTGGCAAATTCCGTCGCGAGTTTCTGTACGACCCGCTGCTGCATTTCGGCAAGAAGGTCCATTGGCGCAATTACGAAGCCGGTTACGACGTAGCCGAACTCGAACCAGTCGGGCGCCGCCGGCGCACGTATGTGCTGCAGGAGTACTTCGTGCCCGTGGACGCCGTCACGCAATTTGCCGAGGCGTTATCGGCGATCCTCTCGCGGCATCGTGTGAACGCGGTCAACATTTCGATCCGTCATGCGCTCGCCGATAACCGCACCGTCATGGCGTGGGCGCGCGGCGAGACTTTTGCCTTCGTGCTCTATTACAAACAGCGCACCCGGGCGAATGCGATAGAACGCGTGGCAGTCTGGACGCGCGAGCTGATCGATGCAGTACTCGCGGTGGGTGGCACGTACTATCTGCCCTACCAGCTGCATGCGACACACGAGCAGTTCCATCGTGCCTATCCGCGGGCGCGCGAAATGTTTGCGCTCAAGGAGAAATTCGATCCGCAGTATCGGCTGCGCGGTGCGCTGTGGGACCGGTACTACGCTCCCGAACGAAGCGTACCGGAAGCGACGTCTTTGCCGGCCGCCGCAACACCTGTTTCTCCACTGGCCGTTGCGGCGAACCAGGCGGACCGCGATGGCACCCTGTTCGAAACGATCTATCGCAGCGAGCGCGAAGCCGATCGTTTCTATGCGTTCCTGCAGAACATTTTCAACGTGCTGCCCGAAGACCGTCTGCATACGTTGATCAAGACGTCGGCAGCCGAACACACTGGCGACGAGCGCATCTATCGCGCGATCCAGGCGGGGCTCAAATCGATCACACCGCGCCTCGCCATGCTCACGCATGCGTTGCCGTCGCTATCGATGCAGAAGGCGGAAATGGGCAGGCAAGCCGCCATGCTGCTAGGCGATGCGCCGTTGCAGGACTATGTCGAGATTGGTACGACGGGACGCTATGTTCGTGCCATGAAGAAGTATCTGCGGCTCAAAGGCAAGGCGACGCTGGTTCATGACGTGCGGCCGGGAATGAGCCCGGTCGATATTGTCGAGCGCGGGCAGATCGGCTCGATCGGCGAGTTCCAGCCTTTGAACGACTACGCGCCCATCGCGTTGCCTGCCAATAGCGCGGACCTGGTGAGCTGCTTTGTCGGCCTGCACCACATGGCGCCGGCGAAGCTCGCGCCGTTTCTCGACTCGATCGCGCGGATCGTCCGCCCCGGTGGCTATTTCGTGGTCCGCGACCACGACGTCACGACGCCGACAATGGATGCATTCGTTTCACTTGCCCATACGGTCTTCAACGCGAGGCTCGGCGAAACGTGGGAAACCAACCGCTCGGAGTTGCGTCATTTCGCCAGCGTGGACGACTGGATCGCGCGCGTCGAAGCGGCAGGTTTTCGCCATACCGGCTTGCGCCTGACTCAGCAAGGCGATCCGTCAGACAACATCCTGATGGCGTTCGTGCGCCTTGGAGAGGCCGCATGA
- a CDS encoding winged helix-turn-helix transcriptional regulator produces MDTKSERAYGKEVVAQYNVYLKGCPARLVFDRLADKWSLLIVGILRREPRRFNQLRREIDGISQKALSQTLQKLERDGLVNRNAFPTVPVTVEYSLTDLGKTLSELIEPLVSWAENHIEQVLRSQHRYDEQRTE; encoded by the coding sequence ATGGATACCAAGTCAGAGCGCGCCTACGGGAAAGAAGTGGTCGCCCAATACAACGTCTATTTGAAGGGCTGCCCGGCGCGCCTGGTGTTCGACAGGCTGGCAGACAAATGGTCCTTGCTTATTGTCGGAATCCTTCGGCGAGAGCCGCGCCGTTTCAACCAGCTTCGCCGTGAGATCGATGGGATTTCGCAAAAGGCATTGAGCCAGACGTTACAGAAGCTGGAGCGCGATGGGCTGGTGAATCGGAACGCTTTCCCGACAGTTCCTGTGACGGTCGAATATTCACTCACCGATCTTGGCAAAACATTGTCGGAACTCATCGAACCCCTCGTATCGTGGGCGGAAAACCATATCGAGCAAGTGCTTCGTTCACAGCATCGATATGACGAGCAACGTACCGAATAA
- a CDS encoding NAD(P)H-dependent oxidoreductase, with product MAKTVIVYFSGYGHTKRAAEAAAQGANAELIEIDAEGNVPEASWNTLTEAKAIVFGAPTYMGSVPWQFKKFADATSKKWFTREWQDKVFGGFTNSASLNGDKQVTLIYLQTLASQHGGIWVSLGLTPSNTKAASRGDVNNLGGSVGALVQSPSDAGADEISTGDLETVKLYAARVSEVAKRLHG from the coding sequence ATGGCAAAGACGGTCATCGTTTATTTCTCGGGATACGGCCACACCAAGCGGGCCGCCGAAGCCGCCGCACAGGGCGCAAATGCGGAGCTGATCGAGATCGACGCCGAAGGCAATGTGCCGGAAGCGAGCTGGAACACGCTCACCGAGGCCAAGGCCATTGTCTTCGGCGCCCCGACCTACATGGGCTCGGTGCCGTGGCAATTCAAGAAGTTCGCGGATGCGACGTCGAAGAAGTGGTTCACCCGCGAGTGGCAGGACAAGGTGTTCGGTGGTTTCACGAACAGTGCCAGCCTCAACGGCGACAAGCAGGTCACGCTGATCTACCTGCAAACGCTGGCGTCGCAGCACGGCGGCATCTGGGTCAGTCTGGGTCTGACGCCGTCCAATACGAAAGCTGCTTCTCGCGGTGACGTCAACAACCTGGGTGGCTCGGTTGGCGCGCTCGTGCAGTCTCCCTCGGATGCGGGTGCCGATGAGATTTCGACGGGCGACCTGGAGACGGTCAAGCTCTATGCTGCACGTGTGTCGGAGGTGGCGAAGCGCCTGCACGGTTAA
- a CDS encoding MoaF-related domain-containing protein has protein sequence MQLKISLSSLLLAAVSSFAIVGTAAAQPTDAYAVLAAGDSEFVAVGKSYNVDFGDQKFRLDFKSAHQMVFTSPDGKNTATVDITVTPVGNDVYMIYWSRRAGQHVVHVDDFRNGIAYTNIFLPDGSVSRRKGTLVEIR, from the coding sequence ATGCAGTTGAAAATCTCATTGTCTTCCCTGCTGCTAGCTGCCGTCAGCTCGTTCGCAATCGTTGGAACGGCTGCGGCTCAGCCGACCGACGCCTATGCGGTGTTGGCGGCAGGTGACTCGGAATTTGTAGCGGTTGGAAAATCGTACAACGTGGATTTTGGTGATCAGAAGTTCCGCCTGGATTTCAAGTCGGCCCACCAAATGGTGTTCACATCGCCGGACGGCAAGAACACCGCAACCGTCGACATTACCGTGACGCCTGTCGGCAACGACGTGTACATGATCTATTGGTCTCGTCGCGCCGGTCAGCATGTCGTTCATGTCGATGATTTTCGCAATGGCATTGCCTACACCAATATTTTCCTGCCCGATGGCAGCGTGTCACGCCGCAAGGGAACACTGGTCGAGATCAGGTAA